In Luteimonas sp. MC1750, the following proteins share a genomic window:
- the pyk gene encoding pyruvate kinase — protein sequence MSEYRRGTRILATLGPATDAPGVLDALVRAGVNAVRLNLSHGVPDDHVRRAREVREAAARAGVEVGILADLPGPKIRIERFEGGRVQLRAGARFDLHARIDAPPGDARGVGVSYLGLPADVAPGDVLLLDDGMVQLRVQAVEGATIATTVLNDGVLSDRKGLNKQGGGLSLGAITDHDRELVKVAADIGVDFIAVSFCRSAEDMQEARRVARAHGSDAALVSKIERTEAIANLGEIIDASDVVMVARGDLGVEIGDAELPGLQKKIIRETLARNRVVITATQMLQSMVESPMPTRAEVLDVANAVIDGTDAVMLSAETAAGAYPVAAVEAMSRICVGAERQFEHDTDFEQAQRGLERADQAIAMAAMFLSEHIGVAAIVAMTESGGTTRFLSRFRSSAPIYAFSRHAGARRRMSLMRDVFPVAHDSRGQSPREAARDAVGLLVAGGLLSAGDRVVFTSGETMETHGATNTLRLLQVGEDGAAQGLGTL from the coding sequence ATGTCCGAATACCGCCGCGGTACCCGCATCCTCGCCACCCTCGGGCCGGCGACGGACGCACCCGGCGTGCTCGACGCGCTGGTGCGCGCGGGGGTCAACGCGGTGCGGCTCAACCTCTCGCACGGCGTGCCGGACGACCATGTCCGCCGCGCGCGCGAGGTGCGCGAGGCCGCGGCGCGCGCCGGGGTCGAGGTCGGCATCCTCGCCGACCTGCCGGGGCCCAAGATCCGCATCGAGCGGTTCGAAGGCGGGCGCGTGCAGCTGCGTGCCGGCGCGCGCTTCGACCTGCACGCGCGCATCGACGCGCCCCCGGGCGACGCGCGCGGCGTGGGCGTGAGCTACCTGGGACTGCCCGCCGACGTGGCGCCCGGCGACGTGCTGCTGCTCGACGACGGCATGGTGCAGCTGCGGGTTCAGGCGGTGGAGGGCGCGACCATCGCCACCACCGTGCTCAACGACGGCGTGCTGTCCGACCGCAAGGGCCTCAACAAGCAGGGCGGCGGCCTGTCGCTCGGCGCGATCACCGACCACGACCGCGAACTGGTCAAGGTGGCCGCCGACATCGGCGTCGACTTCATCGCGGTGTCGTTCTGCCGCAGCGCCGAGGACATGCAGGAAGCACGGCGGGTGGCCCGCGCCCACGGCAGCGACGCCGCGCTGGTGTCGAAGATCGAGCGCACCGAGGCGATCGCCAACCTCGGCGAGATCATCGACGCCAGCGACGTGGTGATGGTCGCGCGCGGCGACCTGGGCGTGGAGATCGGCGACGCCGAGCTGCCGGGGCTGCAGAAGAAGATCATCCGCGAGACCCTGGCGCGCAACCGCGTGGTGATCACCGCCACCCAGATGCTGCAGTCGATGGTCGAGAGCCCGATGCCGACGCGCGCCGAGGTCCTGGACGTGGCCAATGCGGTGATCGACGGCACCGACGCGGTGATGCTGTCCGCCGAAACGGCCGCCGGCGCCTACCCGGTGGCGGCGGTGGAGGCGATGAGCCGGATCTGCGTCGGTGCCGAGCGCCAGTTTGAGCACGACACCGATTTCGAGCAGGCCCAGCGCGGCCTGGAGCGCGCCGACCAGGCGATCGCGATGGCGGCGATGTTCCTCAGCGAGCACATCGGCGTGGCCGCGATCGTGGCCATGACCGAGTCCGGGGGCACCACGCGCTTCCTGTCGCGGTTCCGCTCCAGCGCGCCGATCTACGCGTTCTCGCGCCATGCCGGCGCGCGCCGGCGGATGAGCCTGATGCGCGACGTGTTCCCGGTGGCCCACGACAGCCGCGGCCAGAGTCCCCGCGAGGCGGCGCGCGACGCGGTGGGCCTGCTCGTGGCGGGGGGGCTGCTGTCGGCCGGCGACCGCGTGGTGTTCACCAGCGGCGAGACCATGGAGACCCACGGCGCGACCAATACCCTGCGCCTGCTCCAGGTGGGCGAGGACGGCGCCGCCCAGGGGCTCGGGACCCTGTAG
- a CDS encoding class I fructose-bisphosphate aldolase, which translates to MSIEQLAETALAMVAPGKGIIAIDESTGTIAKRFAGVGIENTEENRRAYRELLLSTPNLNEYISGAILFDETIRQKTKDGVPFAQYMSDNGMIPGIKVDKGTHALAGFPGEVVTEGLDGLRARLEEYYKLGARFAKWRAVINIGDDVPSGTCIEANAHALARYAALCQEQGLVPMVEPEVLMDGNHDIETCYEVTEVSLRALFDALYNQNVALEGTILKASMVLPGKDSGELAPVEEVAEATLMCLKSSVPAILPGIVFLSGGQSDDDATAHLDAMNRMGPNPWPLSFSYGRAMQSAALKLWSQDLVNNYDKAQATVFERAKANGLAALGQWSRG; encoded by the coding sequence ATGAGCATCGAACAGCTTGCCGAAACCGCCCTCGCCATGGTCGCCCCGGGCAAGGGCATCATCGCCATCGACGAATCCACGGGCACGATCGCCAAGCGCTTCGCCGGGGTCGGCATCGAGAACACCGAGGAGAACCGCCGCGCCTACCGCGAGCTGCTCCTGTCGACGCCGAACCTCAACGAGTACATCAGCGGCGCGATCCTGTTCGACGAGACTATCCGCCAGAAGACGAAGGACGGCGTGCCCTTCGCCCAGTACATGTCCGACAACGGCATGATCCCGGGCATCAAGGTCGACAAGGGCACGCATGCGCTCGCCGGCTTCCCGGGCGAAGTGGTGACCGAAGGCCTCGACGGCCTGCGCGCGCGCCTGGAGGAGTACTACAAGCTGGGCGCCCGCTTCGCCAAGTGGCGCGCAGTGATCAACATCGGCGACGACGTCCCGTCGGGCACCTGCATCGAGGCCAATGCCCACGCGCTGGCGCGCTATGCCGCGCTGTGCCAGGAGCAGGGCCTGGTGCCGATGGTGGAGCCGGAAGTCCTGATGGACGGCAACCACGACATCGAGACCTGCTACGAGGTCACCGAGGTGTCGCTGCGCGCGCTGTTCGACGCGCTGTACAACCAGAACGTCGCCCTCGAGGGCACCATCCTCAAGGCCTCGATGGTGCTGCCGGGCAAGGACAGCGGCGAGCTGGCCCCGGTCGAGGAAGTGGCCGAAGCCACCCTGATGTGCCTGAAGTCGTCGGTGCCGGCGATCCTGCCGGGCATCGTGTTCCTGTCCGGCGGCCAGTCCGACGACGACGCCACCGCGCATCTGGATGCCATGAACCGCATGGGCCCGAACCCGTGGCCGCTGTCGTTCTCCTACGGTCGCGCGATGCAGTCGGCGGCGCTGAAGCTGTGGTCGCAGGACCTGGTCAACAACTACGACAAGGCGCAGGCGACGGTGTTCGAGCGCGCCAAGGCCAACGGCCTGGCCGCGCTGGGGCAGTGGTCCCGCGGCTGA
- the cysK gene encoding cysteine synthase A → MIHESILDTIGRTPVVRLNRMAPEGVSLYAKVEAFNPGGSVKDRLALAVILDAEQRGLLKPGDTVVEATSGNTGVALAMVCAARGYRFVATMADSFSIERRKLMRAYGARVILTPAAERGSGMVRRAKELADRHGWFLASQFANPANPAWHRSTTAAEILQDFAGRRLDHFVTGWGTGGTLTGVGEMLKLARPEVEVVAAEPAVAALLQGAEFTPHKIQGWTPDFVPDVLNREVADRVLSVADDVAIATARRLAAEEGIFTGISAGATVAAALEVAKDAGDGAVILAMLPDTGERYFSTPLFEGVAEGSDEDWLAGLP, encoded by the coding sequence ATGATCCACGAGAGCATCCTCGACACCATCGGTCGCACCCCGGTGGTGCGCCTGAACCGCATGGCCCCCGAAGGCGTCTCGCTGTACGCCAAGGTCGAGGCCTTCAATCCCGGCGGCTCGGTCAAGGACCGGCTGGCGCTCGCGGTCATCCTCGACGCCGAACAGCGCGGCCTGCTCAAGCCCGGCGACACCGTGGTCGAGGCGACCTCGGGCAATACCGGCGTGGCCCTGGCGATGGTCTGCGCGGCGCGCGGCTACCGCTTCGTGGCGACCATGGCCGACAGCTTCTCGATCGAGCGCCGCAAGCTGATGCGCGCCTATGGCGCACGGGTGATCCTGACCCCGGCGGCCGAGCGCGGCAGCGGCATGGTACGGCGCGCGAAGGAGCTGGCCGACCGGCACGGCTGGTTCCTCGCCAGCCAGTTCGCCAACCCGGCCAATCCCGCCTGGCACCGCAGCACCACGGCCGCCGAGATCCTGCAGGACTTCGCCGGCCGCCGGCTGGACCATTTCGTCACCGGCTGGGGCACCGGCGGCACGCTGACCGGCGTGGGCGAGATGCTGAAACTGGCGCGGCCGGAGGTCGAGGTGGTGGCCGCCGAGCCGGCGGTGGCCGCCCTGCTCCAGGGCGCGGAGTTCACGCCGCACAAGATCCAGGGCTGGACCCCGGACTTCGTGCCGGACGTGCTCAACCGCGAGGTCGCCGACCGCGTGCTGTCGGTGGCCGACGACGTGGCCATCGCCACCGCGCGCCGGCTGGCGGCCGAGGAAGGCATCTTCACCGGCATCTCGGCCGGCGCCACGGTGGCCGCGGCGCTGGAGGTGGCGAAGGACGCCGGCGACGGCGCGGTGATCCTGGCGATGCTGCCCGACACCGGCGAACGCTACTTCTCCACGCCCCTGTTCGAAGGCGTAGCCGAGGGCAGCGACGAAGACTGGCTGGCCGGGTTGCCCTGA
- a CDS encoding efflux RND transporter periplasmic adaptor subunit gives MPHAVPALRPAYKVASAILLALALVACSAGDEGPGQGGPSAAVVTTTTVAVRPFNDRIRALGTVQARESVEVTAKVSEVVERVHFDSGDVVAAGAPLVTLSGQQQQAALAAARATADEADRMLKRQQELAAQQLIARATLDTQRATRDSALAQVRQIQANLADRTIRAPFGGVLGVRQVSPGALITPGTAIATLDDLSSVYVDFPVPEAQLANVAVGQRITGTSTAWRGRGFEGVVSNVGSRVDPDSRAFSVRADFANPERLLRPGMLVEIELERAEREALMIPEISVVQVGRDSFVYRVRPDDTVEQVTVAIGSRVSGLAEVTEGLAPGDRIVVDGTGKLRPGASIVEAAAGAEGDTGEPAGEPAVDATGG, from the coding sequence ATGCCCCACGCCGTTCCTGCCCTCCGGCCCGCCTACAAGGTGGCCAGCGCCATCCTGCTCGCCCTGGCCCTGGTGGCCTGCTCGGCCGGGGACGAGGGTCCCGGCCAGGGTGGACCCTCGGCGGCGGTGGTGACCACCACGACGGTCGCGGTGCGGCCGTTCAACGACCGCATCCGCGCCCTGGGCACGGTGCAGGCGCGCGAGTCGGTCGAGGTCACGGCCAAGGTCAGCGAGGTCGTGGAGCGGGTGCATTTCGACAGCGGCGACGTGGTCGCGGCCGGTGCCCCGCTGGTCACCCTCAGCGGCCAGCAGCAGCAGGCGGCGCTGGCCGCCGCGCGCGCCACTGCGGACGAGGCCGACCGGATGCTGAAGCGCCAGCAGGAGCTCGCCGCGCAGCAGCTGATCGCGCGCGCCACGCTCGACACCCAGCGCGCCACGCGCGACAGCGCCCTCGCCCAGGTGCGCCAGATCCAGGCCAACCTCGCCGACCGCACCATCCGCGCGCCGTTCGGCGGCGTGCTCGGCGTGCGCCAGGTCAGCCCCGGCGCGCTGATCACGCCCGGCACCGCCATCGCCACCCTCGACGACCTGTCTTCGGTCTACGTCGACTTCCCGGTGCCGGAGGCGCAGCTGGCCAACGTCGCGGTGGGCCAGCGCATCACCGGCACCAGCACGGCCTGGCGCGGGCGCGGCTTCGAGGGCGTGGTCAGCAACGTCGGCTCGCGCGTCGATCCGGACAGCCGTGCATTCAGCGTGCGCGCGGACTTCGCCAACCCCGAGCGCCTGCTGCGCCCGGGCATGCTGGTGGAGATCGAGCTGGAGCGCGCCGAGCGCGAGGCGCTGATGATCCCCGAGATTTCCGTGGTCCAGGTCGGCCGCGACTCCTTTGTCTACCGCGTGCGGCCCGACGACACCGTCGAGCAGGTGACGGTGGCCATCGGTTCGCGGGTGTCGGGCCTGGCGGAGGTCACCGAGGGCCTTGCGCCGGGCGACCGCATCGTGGTGGACGGCACGGGCAAGCTGCGCCCGGGCGCCAGCATCGTCGAGGCCGCCGCGGGCGCCGAGGGCGACACCGGTGAACCGGCCGGTGAACCGGCCGTCGACGCCACCGGGGGCTGA
- a CDS encoding efflux RND transporter permease subunit: MVLSDLSIKRPVFATVMSLLLMVIGVMAFSRLTLRELPAIDPPIVSVDVSYPGASAAVVETRITQVLEDALSGIEGIETIQSRSRNGRSSVTLEFTLNRDIEAAANDVRDAISGVADRLPDEADPPEVEKADSDSDTIIWLNMSSQTMDTLQLSDYADRYIVDRLSSLDGVAQVRIGGRQRYAMRVWLDSAAMAARGITANDIESSLRAENVELPAGRLESGTRDFTLRVERSYVEPQDFAAMPLRKGEDGYVVRLGDVAEVELASAERRAYYQSNGQPNIGLGIVKTSTANALDVTRAARGAAEEIQKTLPEGTDIFVAFDDTVFIEASIKRVYWTLIEAVALVLVVIWLFLGSFRAALIPAVTVPVCLLAAFIPLLLFGYSINLLTLLALVLAIGLVVDDAIVVLENIQRRVDLGEPRLVASVRGTKQVAFAVIATTTVLVAVFLPVGFMEGNTGRLFRELSVALAGAVALSAFVALTLTPMMASKMVRPHSEERSNPVNRWFNARLASVTAAYGRRLESMSGARPAKVLGGVMLVMLACFLAAWGLMRIVPSELAPAEDRGSFFVSIMGPEGAGFDYTVEQVKEVEKVFAKRVAEDGSPIRRYNSRAPGGWGASEEMHTGNVIVFLQDWDKREQSTAEVADSLRSELGTLSGIQAQPRVGGGLVGSRGQPIQMVLGGPEYAEIAQWRDVVMQRMESHPGFFSVDSDYKETRPQMRVNIDRVRAADLGVSVTDIGRALETMMGGRRVTTFVQEGEEYDVLVQAGRDGRAEPADLAAIEVRSRSGELVPLSNLVTLSELAEAGSLNRFDRMRAITISAGLAPGYPMGDALAFLDEVVRTELPDYAQVGWRGESREFTKAGGAVLLTFGMALLVVYLVMAAQFESFVHPFVIMLTVPLAVLGALIGLALTGGTLNLFSQIGVVMLIGLAAKNGILIVEFANQLRDEGRSVAKAIVESSTVRLRPILMTSIATAAGALPLVLAGGPGSASRATIGVVIIAGVAFSTLLSLFVVPAFYTLFAPFTRSPQAVAQELERQEREVPSVGGHA; this comes from the coding sequence ATGGTGCTCTCTGACCTGTCGATCAAGCGTCCCGTCTTCGCGACGGTCATGAGCCTGCTGCTGATGGTGATCGGGGTGATGGCCTTCTCGCGCCTGACCCTGCGCGAGCTGCCAGCGATCGATCCACCGATCGTCTCGGTGGACGTGAGCTATCCCGGCGCCTCGGCGGCCGTGGTCGAAACCCGCATCACCCAGGTGCTCGAGGATGCGCTGTCCGGCATCGAGGGCATCGAGACCATCCAGTCGCGCAGCCGCAACGGGCGCTCGTCGGTCACGCTGGAATTCACCCTCAATCGCGACATCGAAGCCGCGGCCAACGACGTGCGCGACGCGATCAGCGGCGTGGCCGACCGCCTGCCCGACGAGGCCGATCCGCCGGAAGTCGAGAAGGCCGACAGCGATTCGGACACCATCATCTGGCTCAACATGAGCTCGCAGACGATGGACACGCTGCAGCTGTCCGACTACGCCGACCGCTACATCGTCGACCGCCTGTCCAGCCTGGACGGCGTCGCCCAGGTGCGCATCGGCGGCCGGCAGCGCTACGCCATGCGGGTGTGGCTGGACAGCGCGGCGATGGCCGCGCGCGGCATTACTGCCAACGACATCGAATCCTCGCTGCGCGCCGAGAACGTCGAACTGCCTGCCGGGCGCCTGGAGTCGGGCACCCGCGACTTCACCCTGCGCGTGGAGCGTAGCTACGTCGAGCCGCAGGACTTCGCCGCGATGCCCCTGCGCAAGGGCGAGGATGGCTACGTGGTGCGCCTGGGTGACGTGGCCGAGGTCGAGCTGGCCTCGGCCGAACGCCGCGCGTATTACCAGAGCAACGGCCAGCCCAACATCGGCCTGGGCATCGTCAAGACCTCCACCGCCAACGCGCTCGACGTGACCCGCGCGGCGCGCGGGGCGGCCGAGGAGATCCAGAAGACGCTGCCCGAGGGCACCGACATCTTCGTGGCCTTCGACGATACCGTCTTCATCGAGGCCTCGATCAAGCGCGTCTACTGGACGCTGATCGAGGCCGTGGCGCTGGTGCTGGTGGTGATCTGGCTGTTCCTCGGCAGCTTCCGCGCGGCGCTGATCCCGGCGGTGACGGTCCCGGTCTGCCTGCTGGCGGCGTTCATCCCGCTGCTGCTGTTCGGCTATTCGATCAACCTGCTGACCCTGCTGGCGCTGGTGCTGGCCATCGGCCTGGTGGTGGACGACGCGATCGTCGTGCTGGAGAACATCCAGCGCCGCGTCGACCTCGGCGAGCCACGCCTGGTGGCATCGGTGCGTGGCACGAAGCAGGTGGCCTTCGCGGTGATCGCGACCACGACCGTGCTGGTCGCGGTATTCCTGCCGGTGGGCTTCATGGAGGGCAACACCGGACGCCTGTTCCGCGAGCTCTCGGTGGCGCTGGCCGGCGCGGTGGCGCTGTCGGCGTTCGTGGCGTTGACGCTCACGCCGATGATGGCCTCGAAGATGGTGCGGCCGCACAGCGAGGAGAGGTCCAACCCGGTCAACCGCTGGTTCAACGCGCGCCTGGCCTCGGTGACCGCGGCCTATGGCCGGCGCCTGGAATCGATGTCCGGCGCGCGCCCGGCGAAGGTGCTGGGCGGCGTGATGCTGGTGATGCTGGCCTGCTTCCTCGCCGCATGGGGGCTCATGCGCATCGTGCCCTCGGAGCTCGCGCCGGCCGAGGACCGCGGCTCGTTCTTCGTCTCGATCATGGGGCCCGAGGGCGCCGGCTTCGACTACACCGTGGAGCAGGTGAAGGAGGTCGAGAAGGTCTTCGCCAAGCGCGTGGCCGAGGACGGCAGCCCGATCCGCCGCTACAACTCCCGCGCCCCCGGCGGCTGGGGCGCGAGCGAGGAGATGCACACCGGCAACGTGATCGTCTTCCTCCAGGACTGGGACAAGCGCGAGCAGAGTACCGCCGAAGTGGCCGACTCGCTGCGTTCGGAGCTCGGCACGCTCAGCGGCATCCAGGCGCAGCCCCGCGTGGGCGGCGGCCTGGTCGGCAGCCGCGGCCAGCCGATCCAGATGGTGCTGGGCGGGCCCGAGTACGCCGAGATCGCGCAGTGGCGCGACGTCGTCATGCAGCGCATGGAATCGCATCCCGGCTTCTTCTCGGTCGACTCCGACTACAAGGAGACCCGGCCGCAGATGCGCGTGAACATCGACCGCGTGCGCGCGGCCGACCTCGGCGTCAGCGTCACCGACATCGGCCGCGCGCTGGAGACGATGATGGGCGGGCGGCGCGTCACCACCTTCGTCCAGGAAGGCGAGGAGTACGACGTTCTGGTCCAGGCCGGCCGCGACGGCCGCGCCGAGCCGGCCGACCTGGCCGCGATCGAGGTGCGCTCGCGCAGCGGCGAGCTGGTGCCGCTGTCGAACCTGGTCACGTTGTCCGAGCTGGCCGAGGCGGGCAGCCTCAACCGCTTCGACCGCATGCGCGCGATCACCATCAGCGCCGGCCTCGCGCCCGGCTATCCGATGGGCGACGCGCTGGCCTTCCTCGACGAGGTCGTGCGCACCGAGCTTCCCGACTACGCGCAGGTCGGCTGGCGCGGCGAGAGCCGCGAGTTCACCAAGGCCGGCGGCGCGGTGCTGCTGACCTTCGGCATGGCGCTGCTGGTGGTCTACCTGGTGATGGCCGCGCAGTTCGAGAGCTTCGTGCATCCGTTCGTGATCATGCTGACGGTGCCGCTGGCGGTGCTGGGCGCGCTGATCGGCCTGGCGCTCACCGGCGGCACGCTCAACCTCTTCAGCCAGATCGGCGTGGTGATGCTGATCGGCCTGGCGGCCAAAAACGGCATCCTGATCGTCGAGTTCGCCAACCAGCTGCGCGACGAAGGGCGCAGCGTGGCGAAGGCGATCGTCGAGTCCTCGACGGTGCGCCTGCGGCCGATCCTGATGACCTCGATCGCGACCGCCGCTGGCGCGCTGCCGCTGGTGCTGGCCGGTGGGCCGGGGTCGGCCAGCCGCGCCACCATCGGCGTGGTGATCATCGCCGGCGTGGCGTTCTCGACCCTGCTGTCGCTGTTCGTGGTGCCGGCGTTCTACACCCTGTTCGCGCCGTTCACGCGCTCGCCGCAGGCGGTGGCGCAGGAGCTCGAGCGGCAGGAGCGCGAAGTGCCCAGCGTCGGCGGCCACGCCTGA
- a CDS encoding alanine/glycine:cation symporter family protein → MEQILDFINGIIWSKALIALCLGAGLWFSFRTRFMQVRGFVEMTRLTFSGQKSDAGVSSFQALSMSMAGRIGIGNIAGVATAIAFGGPGAIFWMWVMGFLGASTSYIECCLAQIYKDKDNEGRYRGGPAYYIEKGLGMKWYALAFALATLLAAGLLMPGVQANAIADGIANACQGGAICGNLDGEWMGLPQRDALKLGVGVVVAILLSMIIFGGVKRIAAFAELVVPFMAVGYILTAVFVMVMNYEFLPEMFRIIFSSAFGLDAGFGAMLGLAVEWGVRRGVYANEAGQGTGPHAAAAAEVSHPAKQGYVQAWAIYFDTMLICTSTAFLMLATGMYNVHGPDGAMLQEALPGIEAGAGFVQAGIDTALPGWGSGFVALALFFFAFTTIMAYYYMAETNLTYLTGHRTLPLATLLLRLAIVGMVIFGAYHNAKTAWALGDIGVGLMAWLNIIALFMLQKPALAALRDYETQRKAGKDPVFDPEALGIRNATFWMRKK, encoded by the coding sequence TTGGAACAGATCCTCGACTTCATCAACGGCATCATCTGGAGCAAGGCGCTGATCGCGCTCTGCCTCGGCGCCGGCCTGTGGTTCTCCTTCCGGACCCGCTTCATGCAGGTCCGCGGCTTCGTCGAGATGACCCGGCTGACCTTCAGCGGACAGAAGTCCGATGCCGGCGTGTCCTCCTTCCAGGCGCTGTCGATGTCGATGGCCGGACGCATCGGTATCGGCAACATCGCCGGCGTGGCCACCGCGATCGCCTTCGGCGGCCCCGGCGCGATCTTCTGGATGTGGGTGATGGGCTTCCTCGGCGCCTCGACCTCGTACATCGAGTGCTGCCTGGCGCAGATCTACAAGGACAAGGACAACGAGGGGCGCTACCGCGGCGGCCCCGCGTACTACATCGAGAAAGGCCTGGGCATGAAGTGGTATGCGCTGGCCTTCGCGCTCGCCACGCTGCTGGCCGCGGGCCTGCTGATGCCCGGCGTCCAGGCCAACGCGATCGCCGACGGCATCGCCAATGCCTGCCAGGGCGGCGCGATCTGCGGCAACCTCGACGGTGAGTGGATGGGACTGCCGCAGCGCGACGCGCTGAAGCTGGGCGTGGGCGTGGTGGTGGCGATCCTGCTCAGCATGATCATCTTCGGCGGCGTGAAGCGGATCGCGGCCTTCGCCGAGCTGGTGGTGCCGTTCATGGCCGTCGGCTACATCCTCACCGCCGTCTTCGTGATGGTGATGAACTACGAGTTCCTGCCGGAGATGTTCCGCATCATCTTCAGCAGCGCCTTCGGGCTCGACGCCGGCTTCGGCGCGATGCTGGGCCTGGCGGTGGAGTGGGGCGTGCGCCGCGGCGTCTACGCCAACGAGGCCGGGCAGGGAACGGGTCCGCACGCGGCCGCCGCGGCGGAGGTCTCGCACCCGGCCAAGCAGGGCTACGTGCAGGCCTGGGCGATCTACTTCGACACGATGCTGATCTGCACCTCGACCGCGTTCCTGATGCTGGCCACCGGCATGTACAACGTGCACGGGCCGGATGGCGCGATGCTGCAGGAGGCGCTGCCCGGCATCGAGGCCGGCGCCGGCTTCGTCCAGGCGGGCATCGACACCGCGCTGCCGGGCTGGGGTTCGGGCTTCGTGGCGCTGGCGCTGTTCTTCTTCGCGTTCACCACGATCATGGCCTATTACTACATGGCCGAGACCAACCTGACCTACCTCACCGGCCACCGCACGCTGCCACTGGCGACCCTGCTGCTGCGCCTGGCGATCGTCGGCATGGTGATCTTCGGCGCCTACCACAACGCGAAGACGGCCTGGGCGCTGGGCGACATCGGCGTCGGCCTGATGGCCTGGCTCAACATCATCGCGCTGTTCATGCTGCAGAAGCCGGCCCTGGCCGCACTGCGCGACTACGAGACGCAGAGGAAGGCCGGCAAGGATCCGGTGTTCGATCCGGAAGCGCTGGGCATCCGCAACGCCACCTTCTGGATGCGGAAGAAGTAG